The Henckelia pumila isolate YLH828 chromosome 2, ASM3356847v2, whole genome shotgun sequence genome includes a window with the following:
- the LOC140883118 gene encoding uncharacterized protein, with amino-acid sequence MTKSTLKPSHIHLLSALIFLLFALPFHGIAQNSVPNQELDTLLQLKQNWSNPTSLGHWTPSSDHCTWSEITCTNGSVTGLEITNRTIAGTIPAFICDLSNLKHLELQLNSFSGYFPVVLYGCSNLEYLDLSNNSFFGAIPDDINRLSPRLLYLDLGNNHFSGYIPSAIGSLTSLTTLHLYGNLLNGSLPQDIGDLSNLEELDLSLNGFLPQTIPSSFTLLKKLKNFYMTGTNLIGEIPQSIGSMPALVFLDLSDNGLNGSIPDGLFLLENLKNLFLFKNGLSGSIPRRIECLGMQVLDLSSNNLTGTIPDDFGKLTNLTGLALYYNQLSGVIPPSIGRLPKLMDFNLFSNNLSGELPPDFGRYSELRKFQVFENHFVGKLPEYLCANKALQGVVAFQNNLSGELPVSLGDCNSLIAVGLHENSLSGEIPDGLWTSVVLSLLTLNDNNFTGQLPTKISPQLSLLDLENNQFQGPIPAEISSWENLRVFKASNNLLTGVIPQELTGLQSLATLSLDGNELSGYLPSNIISWKSLTLLNLSGNQLSGEIPESLGLLPQLVDLDLSRNKFSGKIPTEIGRLKFTSLNFSSNQLYGEIPSELENAAFDRSFLNNTGLCANSPSLGISQCDTQTKKSKKVSSHFVAAVSSVAALAFLVAILYAFFLFRSYKKRKHISDSTWKLTSFQRLSFTERNILSSLTDNNLIGSGGSGKVYRVPIRQSGEFVAVKKIWDTTKLDQKLEKEFLAEVDTLGSIRHSNIVKLLCCISSEESKLLVYEYMENCSLDRWLHGKKRRYSFSGSVHHVVLDWPKRLQIAIGAAQGLFYMHHACSPPIIHRDVKSSNILLDSEFNAKIADFGLARTLIKNSEPNTMSALAGSIGYIAPEYAQTRRVNEKIDVFSFGVILLELVTGKEAHNGDETSSLVEWTWRHIQEGKNLADTMDEDIKEAQYMDEITCVLKMGIICTGSVPSNRPNMRDVLQILLRCSQRSPAGETKNIKEYDIAPLLQNRKPERSLEHNDSLFASIV; translated from the exons ATGACCAAATCAACCCTGAAACCATCCCATATCCACCTCCTCTCTGCTCTCATCTTCCTCCTCTTTGCTCTGCCCTTTCATGGAATAGCCCAAAATTCTGTTCCAAATCAAGAACTCGACACATTGCTTCAACTGAAACAAAACTGGTCCAATCCCACTTCCCTCGGTCACTGGACACCCTCATCGGACCACTGCACCTGGTCTGAAATCACTTGCACCAATGGCTCAGTCACGGGACTCGAGATCACGAATCGAACTATTGCCGGAACAATCCCTGCATTCATATGCGACCTTAGTAATCTCAAACATCTTGAGCTTCAACTCAACTCTTTCTCTGGTTATTTCCCTGTTGTTCTTTACGGTTGTTCCAATCTCGAGTATTTAGACCTCTCTAACAACTCGTTCTTTGGAGCAATACCGGATGATATCAACCGGCTCTCGCCTCGGCTTCTGTATTTAGACTTGGGAAACAACCATTTCAGTGGTTATATCCCTTCGGCCATCGGGAGCCTCACAAGTCTTACAACTCTTCATCTCTATGGAAACCTGTTAAATGGTTCTTTGCCACAAGATATTGGCGACCTGTCGAATCTTGAAGAGCTTGACTTGAGTCTTAATGGGTTTTTACCACAAACAATCCCGTCAAGTTTCACTCTGTTAAAGAAACTGAAGAATTTCTACATGACAGGAACAAATTTGATCGGAGAAATCCCTCAAAGTATTGGGAGCATGCCAGCTCTGGTGTTTCTTGACTTATCTGATAATGGCTTGAATGGCAGCATACCAGATGGTCTCTTTCTTCTCGAGAACTTAAAAAACTTGTTTCTTTTCAAAAATGGATTGTCTGGTTCCATTCCTCGGAGGATTGAATGTTTGGGGATGCAGGTTCTTGATCTTTCCAGTAATAACTTGACAGGGACAATACCGGATGATTTTGGAAAGTTAACTAACCTTACTGGTTTGGCTTTGTATTACAATCAATTATCTGGTGTAATACCTCCAAGTATTGGTAGATTGCCCAAGCTTATGGATTTCAATCTGTTCAGCAATAATCTATCAGGCGAATTGCCTCCAGATTTTGGCCGATACTCGGAGCTTAGAAAATTTCAAGTATTTGAAAACCACTTCGTCGGTAAATTGCCGGAATATCTTTGTGCTAATAAAGCACTTCAAGGGGTGGTTGCCTTTCAGAATAACTTATCCGGTGAATTACCTGTGTCTCTGGGTGATTGCAACAGTTTGATAGCTGTTGGCTTGCATGAAAACAGTCTCTCTGGTGAAATCCCAGATGGGTTATGGACATCAGTGGTTTTGTCATTGTTGACGCTAAATGACAATAACTTCACTGGCCAGCTCCCAACTAAAATCAGCCCTCAATTATCGTTGCTCGATCTGGAGAACAATCAGTTTCAGGGTCCAATTCCAGCTGAAATATCTTCTTGGGAGAATTTGAGGGTGTTTAAAGCCAGTAACAATTTATTGACTGGTGTGATTCCTCAAGAATTGACTGGCCTTCAGTCGCTCGCGACTCTTTCGTTGGATGGAAATGAGCTTTCTGGTTATCTTCCATCAAATATAATCTCATGGAAGTCTCTCACACTCCTGAATCTCAGCGGAAACCAGCTCTCTGGTGAAATCCCTGAATCACTTGGTCTTTTGCCACAATTGGTGGACTTGGACTTGTCAAGAAACAAGTTTTCGGGGAAAATTCCAACTGAAATTGGACGTTTGAAGTTCACTTCACTCAACTTCTCCTCCAATCAACTCTACGGGGAAATTCCATCTGAGCTTGAAAATGCAGCTTTTGACAGAAGTTTCTTGAACAATACCGGACTTTGCGCAAATAGCCCTTCACTAGGCATCAGTCAATGTGATACTCAGACCAAAAAGTCGAAAAAAGTTTCATCTCATTTTGTTGCTGCAGTCTCGAGTGTAGCAGCACTTGCTTTCCTAGTGGCTATCTTGTACGCTTTCTTTTTGTTCAGAAGCTACAAAAAGAGAAAGCATATATCGGACTCGACTTGGAAACTCACTTCATTCCAGAGGTTAAGCTTCACAGAAAGAAACATATTATCTAGTTTGACAGATAACAATCTAATTGGTAGTGGAGGGTCCGGGAAAGTCTATCGTGTTCCCATCCGTCAATCAGGTGAGTTTGTTGCGGTTAAGAAGATTTGGGACACAACGAAATTGGATCAGAAGCTCGAAAAAGAATTCTTAGCAGAAGTTGATACACTTGGCTCGATTAGACACTCCAACATAGTGAAACTACTCTGCTGCATCTCGAGTGAGGAATCAAAACTTCTCGTTTACGAGTACATGGAAAATTGTAGCCTGGATAGGTGGCTTCATGGAAAAAAGAGACGATATTCTTTCTCAGGTTCAGTTCATCATGTGGTATTGGACTGGCCTAAGAGGCTACAGATTGCCATTGGAGCTGCTCAAGGTCTATTCTACATGCACCACGCGTGTTCACCGCCTATCATCCATCGAGATGTGAAATCAAGTAACATCTTACTAGATTCAGAATTCAATGCAAAGATTGCAGATTTTGGCCTAGCAAGAACGTTGATAAAGAATTCTGAGCCGAACACCATGTCGGCCTTAGCTGGCTCCATTGGATACATCGCTCCAG AGTATGCTCAAACGAGAAGAGTGAATGAAAAGATCGACGTATTCAGCTTTGGAGTCATCCTACTTGAGCTGGTAACAGGGAAGGAAGCTCATAATGGAGACGAGACCTCGTCTCTAGTTGAATGGACTTGGCGTCACATTCAAGAAGGTAAAAATTTAGCCGATACAATGGATGAGGATATAAAAGAGGCTCAGTACATGGATGAAATCACCTGTGTACTTAAAATGGGGATCATCTGTACTGGTAGTGTTCCCTCGAACAGGCCGAATATGAGGGATGTTTTGCAAATCTTGCTCCGGTGCAGCCAGAGGAGTCCAGCCGGAGAGACGAAAAACATAAAAGAATACGATATTGCTCCACTTCTCCAGAACAGAAAGCCAGAGAGGTCACTCGAACATAATGACTCTTTGTTTGCATCAATAGTTTGA